The Dethiosulfovibrio peptidovorans DSM 11002 genome has a window encoding:
- the phoU gene encoding phosphate signaling complex protein PhoU, whose translation MLKWFATMMNKSRSDGVRRDVSYGDDRERILSLVRLMGDEVCIALSDSLASLKEGNVELARKVIDRDDLIDGMETDVNRECLASIAIRKPVRDDLRFVFAVLKIATDLERIGDQAVNVAERALTVSKYPMLKPLVDISKMTEISINMVRKALRSFFDRDTDLAVHVFREDKQLDRIAGALSEELIEMMAEMDKGDKDGITVATELLLTARHLERVGDHASNVSERVFFMVRGERLKEVILGKVPETAREELLTKNLRGLTDKK comes from the coding sequence ATGTTGAAATGGTTCGCGACTATGATGAACAAAAGTCGCAGTGATGGGGTCAGGCGAGATGTCTCTTATGGAGACGACAGAGAGAGGATACTTTCGTTGGTCCGTTTGATGGGAGATGAAGTCTGCATCGCTCTGTCGGATTCACTGGCATCCCTTAAAGAGGGGAATGTCGAGCTTGCTCGAAAAGTAATAGATAGAGACGACCTGATCGACGGAATGGAGACCGACGTAAACAGGGAATGCCTTGCGTCGATCGCTATAAGAAAACCGGTGAGGGATGATCTACGTTTCGTGTTTGCGGTCTTGAAGATAGCCACTGATCTTGAACGTATAGGAGATCAGGCGGTCAACGTAGCGGAGAGAGCTCTCACCGTATCTAAATATCCAATGCTGAAGCCTCTTGTCGACATTTCCAAGATGACCGAGATATCCATAAACATGGTAAGAAAAGCCTTGAGATCCTTCTTTGATAGAGATACCGATTTGGCCGTTCACGTGTTCCGGGAAGATAAACAACTAGACAGGATCGCCGGGGCTCTCTCGGAAGAACTGATAGAAATGATGGCGGAAATGGACAAGGGAGATAAAGATGGAATAACAGTCGCAACCGAGCTTCTACTTACAGCGAGACATCTTGAGAGGGTAGGAGACCATGCCAGCAACGTCTCGGAAAGGGTCTTTTTTATGGTGAGAGGCGAGAGATTGAAGGAAGTAATCTTAGGAAAGGTGCCGGAGACTGCCAGGGAAGAATTACTGACTAAGAATTTGAGGGGGTTAACAGATAAAAAATGA
- a CDS encoding YjiH family protein — MIIAYMVYFNLGPEIVWSDYTGGLILFDLICGLFTIFLIAGFILPLLTDFGLLEYIGVYLTALMRPLFGLPGRSAIDCIASWVGDGTIGVALTNRQYTEGYYTAKEAAVIGTTFSAVSITFCLVVLENIGMLDYFGQYYLAVTVSGVAAALIVPRIPPLSLKKDEYLHGEKKETGDVIPEGISRNQWGLTLAIEKASNSGHVGTLLKNGAKTVLDLWLGVLPIIMAFGTLALVISESTPLFQWLGMPFMPLLNALNIPEAAAASHTLVVGFADMVVPSLMAQTITSPMTKFIIGAVSVTQLIYMSETGAVILGSDIPVDLKDLFIIFIERTIITLPIVCLFAHIFF, encoded by the coding sequence ATGATCATCGCTTACATGGTCTACTTCAACTTGGGTCCGGAGATAGTCTGGTCGGACTATACCGGAGGGCTTATCCTATTTGACCTGATCTGCGGTCTTTTTACTATATTCCTGATAGCCGGTTTTATACTGCCTCTACTAACCGACTTTGGCCTTCTAGAATATATAGGAGTTTATCTGACCGCCCTTATGAGGCCCTTATTCGGCCTTCCAGGCCGCTCCGCCATAGACTGCATAGCCTCATGGGTAGGAGACGGAACTATCGGAGTAGCCTTGACGAACAGACAGTACACTGAAGGATACTACACCGCTAAAGAAGCCGCGGTGATCGGGACAACATTTTCCGCTGTCTCCATAACATTCTGCCTAGTCGTATTGGAGAACATCGGTATGCTGGATTACTTCGGACAATATTATCTGGCAGTGACCGTGTCAGGTGTAGCAGCAGCCCTTATAGTTCCCCGAATTCCCCCACTCTCGCTAAAAAAGGACGAATACCTCCACGGCGAGAAGAAGGAGACGGGGGATGTCATTCCCGAGGGTATATCCAGAAACCAATGGGGGCTCACTCTGGCAATAGAAAAAGCATCCAACAGCGGACATGTGGGAACCCTCCTGAAAAACGGGGCTAAAACGGTCTTAGACCTATGGCTGGGAGTTCTACCCATAATAATGGCTTTCGGTACCCTCGCTTTGGTGATCTCTGAATCCACCCCGTTATTCCAATGGCTGGGAATGCCCTTCATGCCGCTCCTTAACGCACTCAATATTCCAGAGGCCGCAGCAGCCAGTCATACCCTTGTGGTAGGTTTTGCCGACATGGTGGTCCCCTCCTTGATGGCTCAAACCATAACGTCCCCCATGACCAAGTTCATCATCGGAGCGGTATCGGTTACTCAGCTTATATATATGTCCGAGACGGGAGCGGTTATATTGGGATCCGACATACCGGTGGATCTGAAGGACCTGTTTATCATATTCATCGAAAGAACGATCATAACCCTCCCCATCGTGTGTCTTTTCGCCCATATATTCTTCTAA